Within the Apis cerana isolate GH-2021 linkage group LG9, AcerK_1.0, whole genome shotgun sequence genome, the region attatttttattgaatttttattttgaaatatgtactttagtataagaataatatttaagaattttttgtagatatatattaaattgatacatagacaataattatatgcccaataaatgaaataattccattacaaatatatcacagatattataataataataatttttaaaacaaataaaataatattaatatattttcgtttagaaatataagcaaaaaaattttatagaaaaagaatattccttACATTTGTCTTTCTCTATAAatgtactatataaatatactatgatataatattattagaaatattaactttatttaaaacattgaaatctgaattgaattaaaaaaaataattgtaattaaattatcgatttgcGTATAAACtatcgattaattaagttataatgaagaatttctttgttcttttaaataaatttaatatttaatttatttttatgcatacataaaaataacaaatattaaaatttttttttatgtaaaatataattaagtattgaaaaaaatttaacaaaataaaaaataatttaataatcttttgttcaaaaattaaaataaattaattaaattaatattaatattatgatagtatgataatatttttattagaaaaaattataatattttttaaattagaaaaagttattaatttttaatgagtatgttaaaacttataatacttatataattaatattgtattttgtttaatatattttgtatgatataaaaatatatatgtattaaaaaaatattgttatttaaatctattttaatataattttatttactatcaTTTCATGATGTAAATAactagataaatatatatctaaactgcaataatctaaaaaagacaaaatgatataaatatgattatatctataaaatgttaatttatattttttaaattaattaataaaaaattttatatctattaatgattagttaattttataatatctaaaattataatttaattttatatcataatcataatcgatttaattcgatttaaatcgatattaatttaactagAGAACGATAGATGAggtaactatatatatatgatatacaaCCATTTCGTTGTATTCTTTTGGAAGATTGAGaggaaattgatatttattcgttacaCTATTTATAATAGTGTTATGTACTCTTGATagtaaactttatataatcagttttgtaaattttattctccttaaattttattaactgtgattgataataaaaaatggctCCGCGTGTAGAAACAATaccaaaagaaattttagaactTCCAAAAGATGTACCGAAAAATGGGATTAATGCAGTTTTATTAGGACCACCTGGTAGCGGTAAGGGTACACaggtgaaatttatttaatctataaaatttaaatctaatatttttaaaatatcaatccaaattatttaattaaatattttattatattttaggcaCCATTATTGAAAGAACGTTATTGTGTATGTCATCTATCTACAGGCGATATGCTTAGAGCAGAAATTAATTCTGGATCTGCTCTTGGagcagaaattaaaaaaataattgatgagGGTAAATTAGTCAGTGATGATCTTGTAGTTAATATGATTgatcataatttaaacaaaccTGAATGTAAACGTGGTTTTTTGTTGGATGGTTTTCCTAGAAGTGTTCCGCAAGCTGAAAAAGTAAGAAAGTTTAATTCAAAGTTTAATatcatgaataattattaatttctttttatttaacttacaaagattattttatatatatatatatatatatatatacatacacatacctTGAAATggcattaaaatatgaaaaataaaacaaaaaatattttcaattttttaattaaaattataatgtaaattatttttttttctatttaaacagcTTGatcaaatgttaaaaaagagACAAACTAAATTAGATGCTGTGATAGAGTTTGGAATTGatgataatttgttaataaaaagaatcacaGGTCGTTTAATTCATCCTAAAAGTGGTAGATCATATCATGAAGAATTTGCTCCTCCTAAAGAATATATGAAAGATGATGtaagcaataataattatttttattaaatttataattataatttgtaaatgaaattaaaaattatgttgagctgcaaataattttttttgttaataggTTACTGGAGAACCATTAATTAGAAGATCTGATGATAATGTAGAAGCATTGAAGAAACGATTATCCACATATCATACAGAAACTGAACCTTTGATTGATTATTATGCTTTACAAGGGATTCACTATTACGTTAATGCAGCTCGATCTAGTAAAGatgtttttaaagatattgattGCATTTTCCTAAAAGCGACTAAACAACAGGAAAAAAAAGGTTTCTTTAGTCGGTTCTTTTAAGatgttgaatgaaaaaaaatgttacacctcatttttttcttgtaagtAAAAGGGCAATATGTAGTTAATGGGAAATAGTTTTAGAATCAAAATAACTTTCAGTAAAATTTAGTACACTTTAAGTAtatgattttgaatataaagacAATTTATGCTGTTTTTAatcaatagaatatatattttttgtatatctatagagtatatttaaaacaaaatgttaaaaaaggaaaaaattaatatgactttaatattactttaattaccaacaatttatatattcaaaacacTGTCACAAACTAATAAGTCAAATGcacacattttaataatagaacaagtttaatttaatatcttgacatatgatttattatttgactGCATAATTGAgtgacatttatttttatgtaataaaaggcattatttgttttttaaaattctgttatagaatgtattttcatttttttctacttttttgttacttttgttattatgtttattttgaaacataCATTTCTTAAgacttttatatcttttgtataaaatatgtcattttttacatttttttaaaatttaagtttatatttggCAATTTTAGTATGAAACAGAAATCCAATAATtaggatatttatataaaatgtacatataaatgataaaattttaaaagaaatttatttcaatattattttttatgtaagattttaatacatatatatatatatatatatatatatatatatatacacatatatatatatatatatatataatattttatacgcacatatgattttatcaattttaattttgcattttaaagctaaaaaaagaaatgtatgaatagaagataatatatgttttaggATATATTACTAATGCATTAGATACATTAAAATGTTTGTGCATTCTTAGATAATTTTCCAAGAtggctataaaataaaatacaacgtatactaaaatctattttccataatttaaatatatactagtACACAATATTTCTGTatgtatatcgaaatatagaataaaatttctaatattctaaaatattttatcttgtttctttgaaaaaagtacgaatgaaattataatgattaaa harbors:
- the LOC107999988 gene encoding adenylate kinase produces the protein MAPRVETIPKEILELPKDVPKNGINAVLLGPPGSGKGTQAPLLKERYCVCHLSTGDMLRAEINSGSALGAEIKKIIDEGKLVSDDLVVNMIDHNLNKPECKRGFLLDGFPRSVPQAEKLDQMLKKRQTKLDAVIEFGIDDNLLIKRITGRLIHPKSGRSYHEEFAPPKEYMKDDVTGEPLIRRSDDNVEALKKRLSTYHTETEPLIDYYALQGIHYYVNAARSSKDVFKDIDCIFLKATKQQEKKGFFSRFF